One window of Phycisphaeraceae bacterium genomic DNA carries:
- a CDS encoding pyridoxal-phosphate dependent enzyme codes for MPTMNTILDAIGRTPLVKLHKIPGPNCADVYAKCEFMNPAGSIKDRMACYIIDRAEEEGLLKPGGTIVENTSGNTGMGLAMTAAVRGYRTILTMPDKMSQEKIDMLKGFGAEVIVTATDVPGDSDEHYVNVAKNIAKQTPNSFYVNQYHTQWNIDAHEHLTGKELWEETNGEIDAIVAGVGTGGTISGIGRYFKKHDKAGRTKIIGVDPLGSLHYHYFHTGEMGDPYVYKLEGIGEDIICQAFDTSVVDEMYQVGDREGFQMARRLTREEGLFCGGSSGAIMHIAMQVAERFGKGKKVVSICPDNGSRYITKHLSDAWMKDHGMLEPDRGLGLVEDLLESRSWQGDVVTMHDTDSVGKACEMMRNHGISQIPITDAHRKPIGIVHEIDILRGLQSGTIGNDSAVKGVMHQLGGMVYPKAVIEELSPIFEKDQIAVVVDSGKVVGVVSQIDLIEYLAKRSRS; via the coding sequence ATGCCAACAATGAACACCATTCTGGACGCTATTGGTCGTACCCCACTGGTCAAGCTTCACAAGATACCGGGGCCGAACTGTGCTGATGTATATGCCAAGTGCGAGTTCATGAACCCCGCTGGTTCTATCAAGGATCGGATGGCGTGCTACATCATCGATCGCGCTGAAGAGGAAGGGCTCCTCAAACCGGGTGGGACGATCGTCGAGAACACATCCGGCAACACCGGCATGGGGTTGGCAATGACCGCTGCGGTGCGCGGGTATCGCACCATCCTGACAATGCCCGACAAGATGAGCCAGGAAAAGATCGACATGCTCAAGGGGTTTGGTGCAGAGGTCATCGTGACCGCGACCGATGTGCCCGGTGATTCAGACGAACACTATGTGAATGTTGCGAAGAACATCGCAAAGCAGACGCCGAACTCGTTCTATGTGAACCAGTACCACACGCAATGGAACATCGATGCGCACGAGCATCTGACCGGGAAAGAGTTGTGGGAAGAAACCAACGGCGAGATCGACGCGATCGTTGCTGGCGTCGGCACTGGTGGAACGATCTCCGGCATCGGTCGTTACTTCAAGAAGCACGACAAGGCAGGACGCACGAAGATCATCGGTGTCGATCCATTGGGAAGTCTGCACTACCACTACTTCCACACGGGCGAGATGGGTGATCCGTATGTATACAAGCTCGAGGGCATCGGCGAGGACATTATCTGTCAGGCCTTTGATACGTCCGTTGTTGATGAGATGTATCAGGTGGGCGATCGCGAAGGATTCCAGATGGCGCGCAGACTGACGCGCGAAGAGGGATTGTTCTGTGGTGGTTCCAGCGGCGCGATCATGCACATCGCCATGCAGGTGGCAGAGCGGTTCGGCAAGGGGAAGAAGGTTGTTTCCATCTGCCCCGACAACGGCTCGCGATATATTACAAAGCATCTGTCCGATGCGTGGATGAAGGACCATGGCATGCTGGAGCCGGACCGCGGGCTCGGGCTTGTCGAGGATCTGCTCGAATCACGGTCGTGGCAGGGTGATGTTGTCACCATGCACGACACAGACAGTGTTGGCAAGGCGTGCGAGATGATGCGCAACCACGGCATCTCGCAGATCCCGATCACGGACGCACATCGCAAGCCAATAGGTATTGTGCATGAGATAGATATTCTTCGCGGGTTGCAGTCGGGCACGATCGGGAATGATTCGGCTGTGAAGGGTGTGATGCATCAGCTTGGCGGCATGGTGTATCCGAAGGCGGTAATCGAGGAACTCTCGCCGATCTTCGAGAAGGACCAGATCGCGGTTGTTGTTGACAGCGGCAAGGTCGTCGGTGTGGTGAGTCAGATCGACCTGATCGAGTATCTCGCCAAACGCAGTCGCTCATGA
- a CDS encoding GNAT family N-acetyltransferase yields MMGTHAHQPAALVRVATRDDIDGWLVLRNGLWPGDIDEHRAEINWQLDQMAKDIDGPGAIHVVLAFQNNSVTTMPIGMLEGSIRSHAEGCEPGRVAYVEGWFVAATHRRLGIGELLVDALCEWGKMKGCVEIASDALLDNDLSYTAHTSLGFEEVDRCINFRRSI; encoded by the coding sequence ATGATGGGTACGCATGCGCACCAACCCGCTGCATTGGTTCGCGTGGCAACGCGCGACGATATCGACGGCTGGCTGGTGCTGCGTAACGGGCTCTGGCCCGGCGACATTGATGAGCATCGCGCTGAGATCAACTGGCAACTTGATCAGATGGCAAAGGACATCGACGGTCCCGGTGCGATCCACGTGGTTCTCGCGTTTCAGAACAACAGTGTGACAACGATGCCTATTGGAATGCTTGAAGGCTCGATCCGCTCTCACGCGGAAGGGTGCGAGCCCGGACGCGTTGCATATGTCGAGGGCTGGTTTGTTGCTGCAACGCATCGCAGACTCGGTATAGGGGAACTGCTGGTCGATGCTTTGTGCGAATGGGGAAAAATGAAGGGCTGTGTAGAGATCGCGAGTGATGCGCTGCTCGATAATGACCTGAGCTATACAGCACACACCTCGCTTGGATTTGAGGAGGTCGATCGATGCATCAACTTCCGACGATCGATCTGA
- a CDS encoding cystathionine gamma-synthase, with protein sequence MASDDHRFATRCIHAGQQPDPTTGAVMTPIYQTSTYVQASPGVIKDDYDYSRSANPTRKALERNLASLEGARHGLCFASGCAAMDAVLHLLVPGDHIIMSDDVYGGTNRLFNRQFSKHGIEVSLVDFTDLDAVDDAVRKETKLIWLETPSNPMLKVIDIAAVSAIGDKVRAITCVDNTFASPMLQTPLSLGATLVCHSCTKYIGGHSDVVGGALITNDDELFVRLKFVQNSVGAVPGPMDCFLLLRSTKTLHVRMQRHCENAMRIAKHLEQHPAIDRVIYPGLPSHPQHEIAKKQMCGFGGMITVYLNGDIAKARTMLERVKLFALAESLGGAESLIEHPAIMTHASVPEEQRATLGITDSLVRLSVGIEDVEDLIEDLDRSLA encoded by the coding sequence ATGGCTTCTGATGACCACCGCTTCGCGACACGCTGCATCCACGCCGGCCAGCAGCCGGACCCGACCACGGGTGCGGTGATGACACCCATCTACCAGACATCGACGTACGTGCAGGCATCGCCCGGCGTGATCAAGGACGATTATGACTACTCCCGTTCGGCAAATCCGACGCGGAAAGCGCTCGAGCGCAACCTGGCAAGCCTCGAGGGCGCACGCCACGGCTTGTGCTTCGCGTCGGGGTGTGCAGCGATGGACGCGGTGCTGCATCTGCTTGTGCCGGGCGATCACATTATCATGAGCGACGACGTGTACGGCGGCACGAACCGTTTGTTCAATCGCCAGTTCAGCAAGCACGGGATCGAGGTGTCCCTTGTCGACTTTACCGATCTCGACGCGGTCGATGATGCGGTGCGCAAGGAGACGAAACTGATCTGGCTGGAAACGCCGTCCAATCCGATGCTGAAAGTGATCGATATCGCAGCGGTCTCGGCGATCGGTGACAAGGTCCGCGCGATCACGTGCGTGGATAACACGTTCGCATCGCCGATGCTCCAGACGCCGTTGTCACTCGGCGCGACGCTGGTGTGCCATTCATGCACGAAATACATCGGCGGGCACTCCGATGTCGTTGGCGGTGCGCTGATCACAAACGATGACGAGTTGTTTGTCAGGCTGAAGTTCGTGCAGAACTCGGTCGGTGCTGTGCCCGGGCCTATGGACTGTTTCCTGTTGTTGCGCTCGACCAAGACCCTGCACGTGCGCATGCAGCGCCATTGCGAGAACGCGATGCGAATTGCAAAGCATCTGGAGCAGCACCCTGCGATCGATCGTGTGATCTACCCGGGGCTCCCATCACATCCGCAGCACGAGATCGCCAAGAAGCAGATGTGCGGCTTCGGCGGCATGATCACCGTCTATCTGAACGGTGACATAGCAAAGGCTCGCACCATGCTCGAACGCGTGAAGCTGTTCGCACTTGCAGAGAGCCTTGGTGGCGCAGAATCACTGATCGAGCACCCCGCGATCATGACGCACGCCTCGGTGCCCGAAGAGCAGCGGGCAACACTCGGCATCACGGACAGTCTTGTGCGCCTCAGTGTTGGTATCGAGGATGTTGAGGATCTGATCGAGGATCTCGACCGCTCGCTCGCCTGA
- the nth gene encoding endonuclease III — MPVKAAPKKLASDLPPMPEVSAEEKKRALAVLRMLRKHYPDAHCELNFSNIYELLIATMLSAQCTDANVNKATPALFAAFPTPKDYAASTPKKIEPYIKTLGLFRNKAKAVHESMTMLVNEYDGKVPGTMEDLLRLRGVARKTANVVLSNGFGINMGVVVDTHVARLSERLGLVEPGTPIPKIERKLMALFPRDAWGELSHLLVFHGRRACTARTKTCEHPVCKKFGVRCPGHAAT; from the coding sequence ATGCCAGTAAAGGCAGCGCCAAAGAAGCTAGCTTCTGACCTGCCACCGATGCCCGAGGTGAGTGCTGAAGAGAAAAAGCGTGCGCTCGCTGTCCTTCGCATGCTCCGCAAGCACTATCCCGACGCGCATTGCGAGCTGAACTTCTCAAATATCTACGAGTTGCTCATCGCAACAATGCTCTCAGCTCAATGCACCGACGCGAATGTGAACAAAGCAACCCCCGCGCTGTTCGCTGCTTTCCCGACACCAAAGGACTACGCCGCATCAACACCGAAAAAGATTGAGCCGTACATCAAAACACTCGGTCTCTTTCGCAACAAGGCAAAGGCGGTCCACGAGTCCATGACCATGCTGGTCAACGAGTACGACGGCAAGGTTCCGGGCACGATGGAAGACCTGCTCCGCCTACGTGGCGTGGCAAGAAAGACCGCGAACGTCGTGCTCTCCAACGGGTTCGGCATCAACATGGGCGTTGTCGTTGATACACACGTTGCGCGCTTGAGTGAACGTCTCGGACTTGTCGAACCGGGCACACCTATCCCGAAAATCGAGCGCAAGCTCATGGCACTCTTCCCCCGCGATGCGTGGGGTGAGCTTTCGCATCTTCTGGTGTTCCATGGCAGACGCGCGTGCACCGCGCGCACAAAGACGTGCGAGCATCCAGTGTGCAAAAAGTTCGGCGTGCGATGCCCCGGACACGCCGCAACCTGA
- the der gene encoding ribosome biogenesis GTPase Der, translating to MPVPRIAIVGRPNAGKSSLLNMLAGQKVSIVDPVPGITRDRVSVLVELEAPYNDGPRKTVELLDTGGFGVYTAEGRQIDDAGHDLAGLTGEIESQIAEAVSSADLILFCIDCQAGITPADLEIAKLLREQRLGSRRRDEDEQARVKRDKAGLVPVRIIATKCDGQQWEPHAYELAALGFDEPIACSAKNNYFRRELIDTLWELMPETSLEDMEPEADLKIALIGKRNAGKSTLINTLAGEPRVIVSEIPGTTRDAVDVRFQFGDKSVLAIDTAGLRRKKSMDERVEWFAFDRAQRAIERADVILMLIDGTERISQVDEQLAMLVQKAMKPCVVVVNKWDMIEGQRNAKGKKVSPEDFEEYLRKELKGLSYAPIAMMSGKSGLNVREVIDLAFDLQEQANTRVGTGELNRIITEIVDAHGPASKLGTFAKVYYVTQAEVNPPTIVMVVNRPKLFTPNYERYMLNRLREALPYAEVPIRIVVRGRSQRKGDEDVAVEALPAADELNLLPAEDYFDDD from the coding sequence ATGCCTGTCCCACGTATCGCGATTGTTGGAAGACCCAATGCTGGCAAGAGCAGCCTGCTGAACATGCTTGCTGGCCAGAAGGTGTCGATTGTCGACCCCGTGCCGGGCATCACGCGCGATCGCGTCTCCGTGCTGGTTGAACTCGAAGCGCCGTACAACGATGGCCCGAGGAAGACGGTTGAACTGCTCGATACGGGCGGGTTCGGTGTGTACACAGCCGAGGGCAGGCAGATCGATGATGCTGGGCACGATCTTGCCGGGTTGACAGGTGAAATCGAGTCGCAGATCGCAGAAGCCGTGTCATCCGCTGATCTGATTCTGTTCTGCATCGATTGTCAGGCGGGGATCACGCCCGCCGATCTTGAGATTGCAAAGCTCTTGCGCGAGCAGCGTCTCGGGTCGCGCCGGCGCGACGAGGACGAGCAGGCACGTGTCAAGCGGGACAAGGCAGGGCTTGTCCCGGTGCGCATCATCGCGACCAAGTGTGACGGTCAGCAGTGGGAGCCGCACGCCTACGAGCTTGCCGCGCTCGGATTCGACGAGCCGATCGCGTGCAGCGCAAAGAACAACTACTTCCGGCGTGAACTCATCGACACGCTCTGGGAACTGATGCCCGAGACATCGCTTGAGGACATGGAGCCCGAGGCTGATCTCAAGATCGCGCTCATCGGCAAGCGAAACGCGGGCAAGAGCACATTGATCAACACGCTCGCGGGTGAGCCGCGGGTGATCGTGTCCGAGATTCCCGGCACAACGCGCGACGCGGTCGATGTACGTTTCCAGTTCGGCGACAAGTCCGTCCTCGCGATTGATACCGCTGGACTCCGCAGGAAGAAGTCGATGGACGAGCGCGTCGAATGGTTCGCGTTCGACCGCGCCCAGCGCGCGATCGAGCGAGCCGACGTGATCCTCATGCTGATCGATGGCACCGAGAGAATTTCGCAGGTGGACGAGCAGCTTGCGATGCTCGTGCAGAAGGCGATGAAGCCGTGCGTTGTTGTCGTCAACAAGTGGGACATGATCGAGGGGCAGCGCAACGCCAAGGGCAAGAAGGTTTCGCCGGAAGACTTCGAGGAGTATCTCCGCAAGGAACTCAAGGGGTTGAGCTACGCGCCGATCGCGATGATGAGCGGGAAGTCCGGGCTGAACGTGCGCGAGGTGATCGATCTCGCGTTCGATCTGCAGGAGCAGGCAAACACGCGCGTGGGCACGGGCGAGCTCAACAGGATTATCACGGAGATCGTCGATGCGCACGGGCCCGCGAGCAAACTGGGCACGTTCGCGAAGGTGTACTACGTGACGCAGGCAGAGGTGAACCCGCCGACGATTGTGATGGTTGTCAACAGGCCGAAGCTGTTCACGCCGAACTACGAGCGATACATGCTCAACCGTCTGCGCGAGGCATTGCCGTACGCAGAGGTGCCGATCAGGATTGTCGTGCGAGGTCGTTCGCAGCGCAAGGGTGACGAGGATGTCGCGGTCGAGGCTCTGCCCGCAGCGGACGAACTGAACCTGCTGCCAGCAGAAGACTATTTCGACGACGATTGA
- a CDS encoding BatD family protein, with amino-acid sequence MSLCAALLGCVLPQIANAQDVDVAVRITTQEPVVGQSITLSVEVKNGTADTVPMLPEIDGLITQYNGESTSRMSSVQIINGKRQQTETTSTRYSYQITPLKPGEYQIPSLAFIVAGEKHDTPSFPLQVSMPQADPDYQLVLETDTTSAIVGQRVPMTLTWYVVLDRNKQISSNRTPAFVMMGPDGDYTTAALTPKPLPQNRGAGTIQVLFNGERITLEAEQVIHDNRAFFALRMPIVVLAESAGTHTIGPVTASLIVNEGGFFGNDRFVTIASNSLALNVRDLPDEGKPANYAGLVGRYTMEAEIDQISVHVGDPIALTLRVRGDEPMPRRIAPALELNTRFAQDFKLSPEGWEEAYENPTGVRIYTTTIRAANADVSEVPSIELPYFDIDSGQYRVARTQPIPITVEESAIVTLDDAVRHQPVPVENAPAKPAPSVEKQELTSSRVALGANVYDERALLHTTPAVLPFAWSSFAKPTVAMVVAGPPVLSACAVATVVLLRRRNPHRVLLHKAHAKAASLARSGKHADAVRSYVSCMTGIPTHSLTAGDCFAAIQSEQCDHAETLSSIVADDESARSSDAGDHKSKPAVASNQLRTMLDDLHANALKHATTRTGVAA; translated from the coding sequence ATGTCTCTTTGCGCGGCACTGCTCGGGTGTGTGCTACCACAGATCGCAAACGCGCAGGATGTAGATGTTGCTGTCCGTATCACGACCCAGGAGCCTGTCGTTGGCCAGTCGATTACGTTGTCAGTCGAGGTAAAAAACGGCACAGCCGATACCGTGCCGATGCTTCCCGAGATCGACGGACTCATCACCCAGTACAACGGCGAGAGCACCAGCCGCATGTCATCCGTCCAGATCATCAATGGAAAGCGGCAGCAGACCGAGACGACCTCAACGCGATACTCATATCAGATTACGCCGCTCAAGCCCGGCGAGTATCAGATTCCATCACTTGCGTTCATCGTCGCGGGAGAAAAACACGACACGCCATCCTTCCCACTGCAGGTGTCGATGCCCCAAGCAGATCCTGATTACCAGCTTGTGCTTGAGACGGATACAACATCAGCCATCGTGGGCCAGCGTGTACCGATGACACTGACGTGGTATGTTGTGCTCGACAGGAACAAACAGATCAGTTCTAATCGAACACCAGCGTTTGTGATGATGGGACCGGACGGCGACTACACCACCGCAGCCCTCACACCAAAGCCACTCCCCCAGAACCGCGGCGCAGGAACGATTCAGGTACTCTTCAATGGCGAACGCATCACGCTCGAAGCGGAGCAGGTCATTCACGACAATCGGGCGTTCTTCGCGCTGCGCATGCCGATTGTCGTGCTCGCAGAATCCGCTGGTACGCACACCATCGGACCTGTCACCGCATCACTGATTGTGAACGAGGGTGGTTTCTTTGGGAATGATCGATTTGTCACAATCGCTTCAAACTCGCTTGCGCTGAACGTTCGTGATCTGCCAGATGAGGGCAAGCCAGCAAACTACGCCGGGCTTGTTGGCAGATACACGATGGAAGCAGAAATCGATCAGATCAGCGTTCATGTCGGCGACCCCATCGCGCTGACACTTCGAGTTCGGGGCGATGAACCCATGCCACGTCGCATCGCACCAGCACTCGAGTTGAACACCCGCTTCGCACAGGATTTCAAGCTCTCACCCGAGGGCTGGGAAGAGGCATACGAGAACCCCACGGGTGTGCGCATCTATACGACGACTATTCGTGCAGCAAACGCTGATGTCAGCGAAGTTCCATCGATCGAACTGCCGTACTTTGATATTGACTCGGGGCAGTATCGTGTTGCACGAACGCAACCGATCCCGATAACAGTCGAGGAGAGCGCAATTGTCACACTCGACGATGCAGTGCGTCATCAGCCGGTACCAGTAGAAAACGCTCCTGCAAAGCCCGCGCCATCCGTTGAGAAGCAGGAACTGACATCAAGCCGCGTCGCCCTTGGCGCAAACGTGTACGACGAGCGAGCACTTCTGCACACAACACCCGCGGTCCTTCCGTTTGCATGGTCGTCCTTTGCAAAGCCAACCGTCGCGATGGTTGTTGCAGGACCGCCCGTTCTCTCCGCGTGTGCTGTTGCAACCGTCGTACTTCTCCGCAGGCGCAACCCGCACCGTGTGCTGCTCCACAAGGCTCACGCCAAAGCAGCATCACTCGCACGCTCCGGTAAGCACGCTGACGCAGTGCGCTCATACGTCAGCTGCATGACGGGTATACCAACGCACTCACTCACTGCTGGCGACTGCTTTGCTGCGATCCAATCGGAGCAATGCGACCACGCTGAAACACTGTCATCAATCGTCGCTGATGACGAATCTGCACGCTCGTCGGATGCTGGCGATCACAAGTCAAAGCCTGCAGTTGCATCAAACCAGCTCCGCACGATGCTCGACGATCTGCATGCAAACGCGCTGAAACACGCAACGACAAGGACAGGAGTTGCAGCATGA
- a CDS encoding VWA domain-containing protein, which translates to MTFLHDFHLQHPDMLWLLTIPAVMLVLFAGLFVRRERLMRRFALESEWQTLRTHIPKRSSMLLLALLPLSIAAIVVGLARPRWNPEEVTVDRVGRDLAFLVDVSRSMLAEDLAPNRLERAKLWIRDLVATLDGDRVSLVAFAGDTAVVCPLTTDYSFFELALDGLNPDSAGRGGTLIGDAIRRTVDQVFEGADDSSRNRDILLFTDGGDQESYPVQAAARAGEAGVRIIAFGLGGQDAVIPGVESSGTQVRSSLDAESLREVALASRDGVMLNVGTGTIELDSIYADLIRTAEKQKTDTTETIAYTEGFQWLLAIALGALMIDVLFGVRA; encoded by the coding sequence ATGACCTTTCTCCACGATTTTCATCTCCAGCATCCTGATATGTTGTGGCTGCTCACAATTCCAGCTGTGATGCTGGTTCTCTTTGCCGGGCTGTTTGTACGCCGCGAGCGACTCATGCGTCGTTTCGCACTCGAAAGTGAATGGCAGACACTGCGCACGCACATCCCAAAGCGATCGTCGATGCTTCTGCTGGCGTTGTTACCCCTCTCGATCGCAGCAATCGTTGTTGGACTTGCGCGCCCGCGATGGAATCCGGAAGAGGTGACCGTTGATCGTGTTGGACGCGATCTTGCATTTCTTGTTGATGTCTCCAGAAGCATGCTTGCAGAAGATCTTGCGCCCAATCGGCTCGAACGCGCAAAGCTGTGGATACGGGATCTTGTTGCGACACTCGATGGCGATCGTGTGTCCCTTGTCGCGTTCGCTGGTGACACTGCGGTGGTGTGCCCGCTCACAACAGACTATTCGTTCTTCGAACTCGCGCTCGACGGGCTCAACCCCGACAGCGCGGGGCGTGGCGGCACACTCATTGGCGATGCCATCAGACGCACCGTCGATCAGGTCTTCGAGGGCGCGGACGACTCGTCACGCAATCGCGATATTCTGCTGTTTACAGATGGTGGCGATCAGGAGAGCTACCCAGTGCAGGCGGCTGCACGCGCGGGTGAAGCGGGCGTGCGCATCATCGCATTCGGTCTTGGCGGACAAGATGCTGTAATCCCCGGTGTGGAATCGTCCGGCACACAGGTACGATCGAGTCTTGATGCAGAATCCCTGCGCGAGGTCGCGCTCGCATCGCGCGATGGTGTCATGCTCAATGTTGGCACAGGCACCATCGAACTCGACAGTATCTACGCCGACCTGATACGCACCGCAGAAAAGCAGAAGACTGACACGACAGAGACCATTGCGTACACCGAGGGCTTCCAGTGGCTGCTCGCGATCGCGCTGGGCGCACTGATGATTGACGTGCTATTTGGAGTACGGGCATGA
- a CDS encoding VWA domain-containing protein, with translation MIGWLKQFVSFDQFAQPWALALLALALVPMITTFLRSRSRAAARFSMTDTTLALPVSWKVRLRWIPTLLMSLGVVSIVIALARPQEITGRTRSITEGVAMQLVVDRSGSMNEQMEYNKRVFSRYEVVKHLLNQFILGDDEADGQRGKLKGRPNDMIGLITFARYAQTVCPLVHDHETLAELISQTETVDVKGLDGTATGDAVALAAARLRAAEQELNSRNERRLTKAQEQNASETEAKPEFVIKSKVIVLLTDGATNAGSIELLAAAKQCAEWGIRIYAIGIGSPYAVIQTPFGEQRMRIGSMDEESLRQAANITDGKYWLATDGSSLEDIYEQINALEQSKIETLSTADAEEQFMVFAQTGGVLLVVQSLLSWLVFRRAA, from the coding sequence ATGATCGGTTGGCTCAAGCAGTTTGTGTCGTTTGACCAGTTTGCCCAGCCGTGGGCACTCGCGCTACTTGCGCTCGCGCTTGTTCCCATGATTACAACTTTCCTTCGTTCGCGATCACGCGCAGCAGCACGATTTTCGATGACCGACACCACGCTTGCGCTTCCGGTCTCATGGAAAGTGCGACTCCGCTGGATACCGACACTGCTGATGTCGCTGGGTGTTGTCTCGATTGTCATCGCACTGGCACGACCGCAGGAGATCACGGGCAGAACACGCTCAATCACCGAAGGTGTCGCGATGCAACTCGTTGTCGATCGCTCCGGCTCGATGAACGAGCAGATGGAGTACAACAAACGCGTGTTTTCACGATACGAGGTCGTGAAGCATCTGCTCAATCAGTTCATTCTCGGCGATGACGAAGCCGATGGGCAGCGAGGCAAGCTGAAGGGCAGGCCCAACGACATGATCGGGCTGATCACGTTTGCACGATACGCGCAGACGGTGTGCCCGCTCGTGCATGACCACGAAACACTCGCCGAACTCATCAGCCAAACCGAGACCGTTGACGTAAAGGGGCTCGACGGCACCGCAACCGGCGACGCGGTTGCGCTTGCTGCTGCCCGACTGCGCGCAGCTGAGCAGGAGCTCAACTCCCGCAACGAACGCAGGCTCACAAAGGCACAGGAACAGAATGCAAGTGAGACTGAGGCGAAGCCCGAGTTTGTCATCAAGAGCAAGGTGATAGTGCTACTGACAGACGGCGCAACAAACGCGGGCTCGATCGAACTGCTTGCAGCCGCAAAGCAATGCGCAGAGTGGGGAATTCGTATTTACGCAATCGGTATCGGCAGCCCTTATGCGGTGATCCAGACACCATTCGGCGAGCAGCGCATGCGCATCGGCAGCATGGACGAGGAATCACTCCGCCAGGCTGCAAACATAACCGATGGCAAATACTGGCTCGCGACCGACGGATCGAGTCTTGAGGATATCTACGAGCAGATCAATGCGCTCGAACAATCAAAGATCGAAACACTCTCGACTGCCGACGCGGAGGAGCAGTTCATGGTCTTTGCCCAGACCGGCGGCGTGCTGCTGGTGGTGCAATCACTGCTCTCGTGGCTTGTGTTCAGGAGGGCAGCATGA
- a CDS encoding DUF58 domain-containing protein, giving the protein MNPAASQRVTLSPSTLNHVRRLELRVRKHVEALAPGAYRSAFKGRGIEFSDLREYTPGDDVRSIDWNVTARAQTPFVKLFIEERELTVTLAVDVSASTLFGSTIRTKAAAITELAAAIATISHDANDRTGLVLFADHVVKSIASGKGRAHYMQILHELVHAPQLNTPTDVRALAQQLGRTHRKRSLMFIISDFLVPENTEHRQLTQALGPLARKHELVAIRITDPAESSLPKMGLLQLVDPETGQRTLIDSSNKRVREAFRTRSTQRARKIERAIMQAGANYASISTDDNLGLQLANLLHRIQANAPLSAGAAQ; this is encoded by the coding sequence ATGAATCCAGCCGCATCACAACGTGTCACGCTCAGCCCCAGCACACTGAACCATGTGCGAAGACTTGAGCTGCGCGTGCGCAAGCACGTCGAAGCGCTCGCACCGGGCGCGTACCGCAGCGCGTTCAAGGGACGCGGTATCGAGTTTTCTGACCTGCGTGAGTACACGCCCGGCGACGATGTGCGGTCCATCGACTGGAATGTCACCGCACGCGCACAAACACCATTCGTCAAGCTGTTCATCGAGGAACGTGAGTTGACAGTCACGCTCGCGGTCGATGTCAGCGCGAGCACGTTGTTCGGTTCGACCATCCGAACCAAAGCCGCAGCAATAACAGAACTCGCCGCTGCCATCGCAACAATTTCACACGATGCCAACGACCGCACAGGCCTCGTGCTGTTCGCGGATCATGTTGTCAAATCGATTGCATCGGGCAAGGGACGAGCGCATTACATGCAGATTCTCCACGAGCTTGTCCACGCACCGCAACTCAACACCCCCACCGACGTCCGCGCACTTGCCCAGCAGCTCGGGCGCACACACCGCAAACGCTCGCTGATGTTCATCATCTCAGACTTCCTCGTGCCGGAAAACACCGAGCACAGACAACTGACACAGGCCCTTGGCCCGCTCGCGCGCAAACACGAGCTCGTCGCGATTCGAATCACCGACCCAGCCGAATCCTCGCTTCCAAAGATGGGACTATTGCAACTGGTCGATCCTGAAACCGGACAACGAACACTGATCGACTCATCAAACAAGCGAGTGCGAGAAGCGTTCCGCACAAGAAGCACACAGCGAGCACGAAAGATCGAACGCGCCATCATGCAGGCTGGCGCAAACTACGCATCTATCAGTACCGACGACAATCTTGGGTTGCAACTTGCGAACCTGCTCCACCGCATCCAGGCAAACGCGCCATTGTCAGCAGGAGCAGCGCAATGA